A window from Salvia miltiorrhiza cultivar Shanhuang (shh) chromosome 2, IMPLAD_Smil_shh, whole genome shotgun sequence encodes these proteins:
- the LOC131009021 gene encoding ras-related protein RABD1: protein MSNEYDYLFKLLLIGDSSVGKSCLLLRFADDSYVDSYISTIGVDFKIRTVELDGKTIKLQIWDTAGQERFRTITSSYYRGAHGIIIVYDVTEMESFNNVKQWLNEIDRYANDSVCKLLVGNKCDLVENKVVDTQTAKAFADELGIPFLETSAKDSINVEQAFLTMAGEIKKKMGNQPTANKSSASTVQIKGQPIEQKSNCCG from the exons ATGAGCAACGAATA CGATTACTTGTTCAAGCTTCTCTTAATCGGTGACTCCTCTGTCGGCAAGTCTTGTCTTCTTCTGAGATTCGCG GATGATTCGTATGTGGACAGTTACATTAGCACCATTGGAGTTGATTTT AAAATAAGGACAGTGGAGCTGGATGGGAAGACAATCAAGCTTCAGATT TGGGATACTGCTGGCCAGGAGCGGTTCCGGACTATCACTAGCAGTTACTATCGAGGAGCTCATGGGATCATT ATTGTGTATGATGTTACCGAGATGGAGAGCTTCAACAATGTCAAGCAGTGGCTTAACGAAATAGATAGATATGCAAATGACAGTGTTTGCAAGCTTTTGGTGGGTAACAAATGTGATTTGGTTGAGAACAAAGTCGTGGACACACAAACAGCAAAG GCATTTGCAGATGAGCTTGGGATTCCTTTCCTTGAGACAAGTGCAAAAGATTCAATTAATGTGGAACAGGCTTTCTTGACTATGGCTGGGGAGATTAAGAAAAA GATGGGTAACCAGCCGACAGCAAACAAGTCGTCAGCGAGTACGGTCCAGATCAAGGGACAGCCAATTGAGCAGAAAAGCAACTGCTGTGGCTAA